In Cicer arietinum cultivar CDC Frontier isolate Library 1 chromosome 7, Cicar.CDCFrontier_v2.0, whole genome shotgun sequence, the genomic window AAAGAAATAGGGCATGACTGCAATATTTTAACACAAGATGCAATGGTGAACCATTTAATAAATAGTAGTGCACCGTCAAGGTGTACTTGCTTTCGTTTATCGGTATCTTACAGCTAATTCTATAAAATATGTTTGCAGAACTTAAAACAATTAACAGGGAGGCTTGTATGTACAAATTCATTCATACAGTTGAAAGTGAAACACAATTAGTTTGAGATTAAGTAGTTCAATTGCACCCAAGATTTAAAAAAGTTGAAGTAATTTATGCAGCTAGGATAGAAACCAAAAATTCAGTTGGAGTAGTTGATCGACATCCCAGTTACAAAATTNNNNNNNNNNNNNNNNNNNNNNNNNNNNNNNNNNNNNNNNNNNNNNNNNNNNNNNNNNNNNNNNNNNNNNNNNNNNNNNNNNNNNNNNNNNNNNNNNNNNNNNNNNNNNNATTCACTCTTTGCCAACTACCAAATCTTCCATGGCTGAAATCCCACTTTCTTCAGATCAGGAACATAAACTTTCATTTAGTTACACACGCATATGTCATAATAATTATCAGAAAACAACCATactcataataaaatataccaaaaaaacCCTACTATCTACATGAACACAACCTATAGTGTCTACACAGGTCTGGAATAAAACATCTTCAAAACAAGAGAAGACACAAAATGATACAACAAAGAAGAAAGATAGAAACTCTGTTTAAAGACTTGTCAATCTGCATCTCCTGTCTTCTCATTCTAGGACTAGTACTTCCATTTTGAGGGTAAGAAAACGAATTTGCATCAGAGACCCCAAATATCCTTGTCAACACCAtctctccaaacaaaccaatcacCGGATTGAAGAAACTAGTCATAGCAGCACCACCAAGATAAGGTAATCCATTGGCACCATAACCTCCATAAAGTTGAGGAAAGTAGTGCTGATAATGAAATGGCTGTGATTGTGATGACTGGAAATAGTTTGGATGGAGTTGCTCCGCGTGATGTGAATTTGATGCCCGATTAGAAGTTAACATGGCATTCAAGTTGTAAGGAGGTGGTCTATGAGGTATACCTAAACCGACCTGGAGTTTCTTGGCTTCTGTTTCTGAACTAGATTTTCCGCGGCCGTAAAGAGGAACTAATGAAGTATGGGAGATCACAGTTTTACAAACCGGGCATGTCTGCCGTTGATGCGGCTCAACCGAAGAGGTTTGGACATTAAGCCACTTGTATAAGCATGGCCAGCAATAGAGGTGACCACAGAGAGTAACCACAGGGTCATGTGCTGATTCCAAACAAATATTGCAATCAAAGCAACCATTTTCACTATTAGAGATTGCTATCTCTGCTGTAGTGGATTTCGATTTTCGCTTTAGTGAGACTTTCTCATTAGAACCAAAGCATGTAGATTCCATTGAATTTTCTCCTGGACCAATATACCCTGTTAGACTTTACAAATTTCAGAAAGTTGCAATAGTTTTAGACAATCCAGATGCAGAAGTAGAATTAATAAGATCAGGTATTCGGATGAGACTTATTTTCTGATGATTCTATTGCAAATATAGTTTGAATAACAAATCGAGGTCtgtttaaattgatttatttgaacttatctACTAATATAAACACCAATGAGACTCTTTGAGAGATTTGATGGAAACAATTTATGACATGTTCGTAACATGTCTTCAGCTAATTTCCATAAATTATTCAACATAGAttatgaaaacagtttatagcttatataaaaatagttggACTTGTTGTTGTAGAAATAGTTTATTTATGAATGCTTATATGGTAAGTGTTTATAGCATAACACTTGATTAAGCTTTTTATCCAAACATTTATGTTGAAATGATTTTCCTTTTAATTAGAAAATTTGTGGCATTAACGGTTGATAGTTGACCCCTAATGAGAATGACAGGAATTTCTTTCTATATTTGTGGGAACAACCAAATAAATAGGCAATAAACCTAGAATTTTATGATGATGTTCCAATTTGAAGCAATAACTAGggataacaaaacaaaatgatTTACTCAAATTAGCCAAAGTTTCctttaaaatcaaaaatcacattatattaaaagatttctgCATGTAACAACGAATTTACAATGTTGATTTCTTAAGAAATGATAACTTTTATGCATCCAAAGTCTCCCAAATTCTAACACATTacaaaatgaattataaaatttcatcacAGAAATCCACAGATCAAACATCTAAGTTCATCGATCAATTCCAAAttgttcattaaaaaaaaaaaaaaaaaacttactttcACCAAGAAAACGAAACCAATGAATTAATAGAAAAGTCAACGCATAGTTATCGttttcacaattattaatcTCATAATCCAGATTTTAAATCCAGTAAGAAGAATTGAACAATAGCTAATGCAGATTTAGCTTTATAAAAACAGGGAATATTAAAAGGAACTTAGAATTATCACCCTAGATGAAAATCCAATACATGCAAATAATTTTGGCGAAACATCGAGAAATAAAACCCAATAATCATGTGaaaaattgcaattttgatccaaaaacacagaagaattttttttattatgcatCACAACAAGAACAACGacaaactaataaaaaataaaagtaaaaaacatACCTTtgcaaataaacaaataaaattggcGATGAAAATAAAACAAGTTTGAAAggaagagaaaatgaaaaaaagaagaaaaaggaattGAGGTTGGAGAGAATTTGGTTGAGAATGAAGCAATGGAGGAGAGAAAAatgtggaagaagaagaagaagaaaaagaagattttTGTTGAGGAAGGAAATGAATGAGTGGGAATGTGGTGGTGCCACCAATATATTTAATTCGATCACTAATCATCAACTCGTCAAAAACAGTTTTCTTAGGAAAATGACATTTTAGtccctaataaaaaaaaaccacatGGGACATATTAGtttcgataaaaaattatttttagttcttgacaaaaaataaatcagGATATTTTAATCTTTGAACAATAATATGTTAATGAACcgtatataaattaataaacctTTTGCGTGATTTTTAGCAAAAATACAAGAGGATAATTTAGTCCTTCacttaaaaatcaaaaaaaaaagaaaagaaaaagataggAAACATCGTAGACTTCTTACTACtagtgaaaacaaaaaatggtgGAAGCAAAAACCCTTAAAATTGCAAAATTTGTGGTTTCTTTTCATGTTTTGGTTTTTAAATTAAGGTTTGTTTCTTTTTTGCGATGAGTTTAGTTCTTTTCGTGGATTATTATATGACATGTGAACTAATACATAATTCAGTCCTgctttaaaaatgaataaatcaatcaataaaaaaCATTGACAAAAAGATTAATATGTACGTCAAGAACTAAAAAATGTcgtttttttttagaaattaatatgtcccgttaattttttttaggaatCAAAATGCCCCTTCACTATTGTGTTTTTACCTTTTAGGAATCAAGAAGACATATACCAATGTAAATCATCCCGATAGTGGAAAAAATTTTCTCACCTCTAAGAGGTACATGAAGATGTACAATAACACTTTTGAACCTCAACGACAAACTTTCTAGAATGTTGAATCTAACGGTGACATCATGTAGAGGCTAGAGAAGAATACTAAAACTTGAAGATAAATAGTAAACAATATTTGTATGCTATTGTTGAAATTCACGCTAactttgtaagacccatagttttaaattctaatttatgtatttggtgtgttttatgttgaactctgaggctttttaaccaagttattaatattttgtgagtttaatgccaacAATATCTTTTTGGAGTCCCGATTAAATTTATTCGTCGaggaataattttattgatttacgattaatcttttgtcgaaaagaaaattttctgaGATGCAGCATTTTTCAGAAAAGTTCATCTGCCAATTGAATTGCGgcgagaaaatatatttttctgaaaaagtggtTTGAGAATTGATGGGtattttggtaatttttataaatatctaggtattttgagatatttgttatatatatatatatgaacgaaaagggaaggaaaagaaaatgagagaaaaggaaatagaaaagaaggaaaaggaagaaaaggaaactggaagaaaacataaaacattttcCTCCTTATCgtgattcttcttcttcttctcctctGTTAGCGTAAAACCAAATCCACCCAAACTCAAAACTCCATttctcttctagatctaagcttcgtttcgagaagtgatataagggaaagttgttcacctccacgctacgatgctagtgaaccaactttagaagcgacgacgcgagcgggaattttaccggaattaatcgCGGTGTCGTAATCActcgttaaagctaccgttaaagtaagggctccttccaaacttttagtttgcatttagggacttatttatggttgtgtgaaaaataaatttgttgggtttgaagtgtagatttggggaaaatgaatttaatgcttttatgggtgaaagtttggagttggTTTTTTGGTGAAGttgatgagtgttttcgtggaaaaggaatttcattcatctatgtgtgttgttgaggaaaataaatttgatgtgtttgagttgtggtttgtgaaaattagtttggcatgtgttatgtttgagttttgtggaaatttgtggtgattgatgattaaacttggtgtggattctgtggtttttgaattgatcaaatttaatgtaaattgtggattaaatttgatgtgtgtggtggaaaataaatgtttgagtatgctctgtgtggaatttgaaaatcgttagagttaaatgagtattaaaaatggggaatcttttaatatatgcatttacttaatgattgtcgtggatagagtcagagtatgctcacacatttcattgtacatggcgaccagatgggccatggtgatagtggtgactggatgggccacaagatgatgtcatgtgatttgttggttcatcttatccttgcggggattgtcgtgTCGTGTAAGGTCcgcgatagactacacatttttgataaatcatgctgacccgtgataggtggcacctcagtaaatagtacttcggcctgtgataggaggtacatttacgattttagtaaatcgtgttgacccgtgataagtggcacctcggtaatttagtacttcggcatgtgataggcgatacaattatgatttacggcccttcgaggagggttttgattggaattctgagtccatgcattttggcatatacgcattgcattagggtacTTGGCACGTGAGTCATGGTTGATTTAAAGTTATGATTGCAtgtgtaaactcaagttgttgttgtgatcgtgccataattgctaagtgtgattgtttggatttgtgtggaAGTGTtgatgccacttatatgctattaggggatgctgagtactggtggaggagtgcaaggttgttgatgggatcatctcacgaggaggtgaactgggaatcattcaaaaggaagtttttttacaaatacttcccgatgagtaccaggactaaactgggtgatgattttctgaaacttcattAGGGGAACATGACAGTGGGCAAATAtgccgctaagtttgaatcgttgttgaggcatttcaggtttttccgtgaagagattgatgaaccattcatgtgtcatcgtttccaagacggactaaagtatgagattcaagactctgtcttacccttgggaattcaatgtTTCCAAgctcttgtggaaaaatgtagagaagtggaggatatgaaaaataagagggatagtcgaggagggaattttaattcaggagggCCTAGTCTTGTGAATTATTAaaacaagggaaaacaagttgcaaaatcttataatcgaccacataaTAACAACAGGGGGGGGGGGCAGAATAGCCCAGGGAACCCAAATTTCACAAGACAATTGGGACAAGGGaatcgatgtttccgatgtggggaagagggacattatgctaatgtTTGTACCTCTAAGGGACTTACTTGCCACAATTGCCAAAAGTCAGGGCACATTGCAAGGGATTGCACAgttccgaaggtggaaccagtggtgaatgtaactagggcttCTCGTCCTATTGctagaggacgcgtttattgcgtgagtgctaaagctggaaatccatctagcaatctgattcaacggGACTATGAGATTGCAGGTagcactctaactgcactttttgattcgggggcaacccattccttcattgctatggattgcgtgaatcgtttgaagttatctgtgcctgctttgccttttgatttggttgtttccacacttgctaagactttgacagtaaattctgcatgtttacattgtcaaataactattcagaatagggatttcttggttaatttgatttgtttacctctattatcactcgaggtcattctcagtatggattggatgtcgtatcattatgtgataTTGGATTGTGCTCGCAAACTGGTTCTTTTCCctgaaccaggagttgttaagtatctagcttCTAACAAACTCGGAGTGTCGCTAACAAACCCGAGtcgtatagttttttgtagtatgatcagattagactgttgtatagggactagatgtctttcttttgtggatgtatttactgtatgttggaagactgtacctataccaatattgtcagcttgactattaaatttgatgggtccatgtaccactttttgatgtgacgtgggtggagttaaaattcttgaggcagtgcttttgtataggtctgccgagaataccccaggggtatgagctatgtctgatagacCTCATAACCCTGgagtattttgatgtttgaatactttggatttttatttcaaaaactattccgctgcttgtaaatatttgttgactttgtcgttatgttacgatttaaatatttatccaaaagtatttccttctttatttctttgtttttatgaatttgttttgaaaaaaaaatacacttgcgctgttaaaaatcggggtgttacaaactTTCTCTTCAATTTGAGtataacaaaattgtttttgtggtgtttgatgaaatgcaactgatatttatatttttatgttatctatcatttacaatataattaattaaagaaaaggtaatttatttaatttatgttgatTCTAATTATTGATGTTCCATTCAATAAACCCTACGTTTTGTCTTCTTTCAGTCACTTATTATTAGGTCATTTGCtctctttttttaaaaccattAAGGTATTgatagtgtaacaccccgtttttctaagcgagggtgtattttttttttaaaagaattaaaataaaacagagaattaaataaggtaaaatacatttggataaatatttaagtcgtaacacaacgacgattaagtcaacagaatttacaagcagcgaaatagtttttgaaatacgaatccaaagtatttacgcGTCAAAAGTTgctacatgtaacccatcgaaaataacatgtcaagctgacaatattagtataggtacagtcttccattttaaaataaatacaatacaaaagaaagacatctgatccctctatgtcaacctaatctgatcattttacaagacaactaaacaccctgagtgatctccacgcgccccgtgagatcctcctaacatagctgcagtcaagcgttcccatctccattcccgtccgtagggtacgaaccggtaggatcgtcctgactctcatctgagggcaaagcccagatttccacaataattgtaaagggtcaccaaccgaaattaacagataacacataacatttaagttttaaatgcacaaaataacctttcaactaagcatgcaccttaaaaggattttccatatgctaaaagttcatataatgcttgccaattaacaatgaactcaaaatgaagttctcaaatcatcaagtaatacataactgaccaaagcattgataaatcaattgagcaatcgattatctaactcaaaataaggacttttgctgagccaatcgattgccaaatcgatttggtcagttctgctgagtttctgcatgaccaaatcgatttctaagtcgattttgtcagttttgctgagtccctgtgttgccaaatcgatttccaaatcgattttggcagttttgctgagttcctgcctctctgccaatcgatttccaaatcgatttcttaaaagattttgaaagatatatttatacaatcgattggcaaatcgattaggttaaaatagtgaacttcctgcaactcatccaatcgattgggaaatcgatttccctcatcatttttccaaaaattcataactaactcaatcacattcatacataatctcaaatcctaacacttagcactgataacgcaatcgctacaacctcattagtttcgaaatggtattgcaagcaaacatgttatcaccaaattccaaaacataacacttaacatttataacacaattaatacaacatcatgggtttcaaaatggtatagcaatccaacatgttatcaccaaattccaaaacataacacttaacatttataacacaattaatacaacatcatgggtttcaaaatggtatagcaatccaacatgttatcaccaaattccaaaacataacacttaacatttataacacaattaatacaacatcatgggtttcaaaatggtatagcaatccaacatgttatcaccaaattccaaaacataacacttataacacaattactac contains:
- the LOC101513353 gene encoding E3 ubiquitin-protein ligase RMA3-like — its product is MESTCFGSNEKVSLKRKSKSTTAEIAISNSENGCFDCNICLESAHDPVVTLCGHLYCWPCLYKWLNVQTSSVEPHQRQTCPVCKTVISHTSLVPLYGRGKSSSETEAKKLQVGLGIPHRPPPYNLNAMLTSNRASNSHHAEQLHPNYFQSSQSQPFHYQHYFPQLYGGYGANGLPYLGGAAMTSFFNPVIGLFGEMVLTRIFGVSDANSFSYPQNGSTSPRMRRQEMQIDKSLNRVSIFLLCCIILCLLLF